A region of Roseobacter litoralis Och 149 DNA encodes the following proteins:
- a CDS encoding transporter substrate-binding domain-containing protein: MTRAVLFVLILSCAIGTFAPIAHACPDVRPEGDIIVAMRDDARPFSYFKADGAPAGFAYDLWRNVERSLSVLDAEGRSVAPNVSFVPCNTIDGQEIGLVSGRIDIVIAPLTITSERMLSYDFSQQYLSSGIALALPPSNAIDFSQAKDIVSETVFHPTVARAVLLFLSFNLLMAFLIRWLLFAKNADGEHTSASVWLRSILESIIRTIGLRGVGDGYSTAMAKVLEIFLAVVGTALSATLLGVLTSAFVGSVGGQQKVAAQSLTEMSIATLDCSTSQNLLLVEYRKRLQEADPNSAEAEALKKRVAQLTCRPEDPEREDISVDKDPALKGHVTLVSSWPKAANLLAKGEVDGVLGDWIALTYLSRQDTYGDKISVLPTVYRNEPYGWGISRASVPQSMRRDIDRALIREMRNRNWRKSIEDELGTGSVSPN, translated from the coding sequence ATGACCCGCGCCGTCCTGTTTGTCCTGATACTGTCCTGCGCGATTGGAACCTTTGCGCCAATTGCCCATGCCTGTCCCGATGTCCGACCGGAAGGGGATATCATCGTGGCGATGCGTGATGACGCAAGGCCGTTTTCTTACTTCAAGGCGGATGGTGCACCTGCTGGCTTTGCATATGATCTGTGGCGAAATGTAGAACGCTCGTTGTCCGTCCTCGATGCAGAAGGCAGATCCGTTGCGCCAAACGTTAGTTTCGTGCCCTGTAACACCATTGATGGCCAGGAAATCGGGCTGGTAAGTGGTCGCATCGACATTGTGATTGCACCGCTCACCATCACGTCCGAGCGGATGCTATCGTATGATTTCTCCCAGCAATACCTGTCTTCCGGCATTGCCCTGGCATTGCCCCCGTCAAACGCGATCGACTTCTCCCAAGCCAAGGATATCGTATCAGAAACAGTCTTCCATCCAACTGTCGCGCGCGCCGTACTGCTTTTCCTGAGCTTCAATCTGTTGATGGCCTTCCTGATCCGCTGGCTGTTGTTTGCCAAAAATGCAGACGGCGAGCACACGTCCGCTTCCGTGTGGCTGCGTTCGATCCTTGAATCGATTATTCGCACAATTGGCCTGCGCGGTGTTGGCGATGGATACAGCACAGCCATGGCAAAAGTTCTGGAGATTTTCTTGGCAGTGGTTGGAACCGCCTTGTCAGCGACGTTGCTCGGGGTTCTGACATCCGCTTTTGTCGGCTCTGTCGGTGGACAACAAAAGGTTGCGGCACAATCGCTTACTGAAATGTCGATTGCGACACTCGACTGCTCGACGTCACAAAACCTGCTTTTGGTCGAATATCGCAAGCGCCTTCAGGAGGCAGACCCGAATTCTGCAGAGGCCGAAGCACTGAAAAAACGCGTTGCGCAACTCACCTGCCGACCCGAAGACCCAGAACGCGAAGATATATCCGTTGATAAAGACCCCGCGCTGAAGGGGCATGTGACACTGGTGTCGAGCTGGCCCAAGGCCGCAAATCTGCTTGCCAAAGGCGAGGTGGACGGAGTCCTTGGTGATTGGATTGCACTCACTTATCTGAGCCGTCAGGACACTTACGGCGATAAAATCTCGGTCTTGCCGACCGTATACCGCAATGAACCATACGGTTGGGGTATTTCGCGCGCTTCGGTGCCGCAAAGCATGCGACGCGATATTGACCGCGCACTGATCCGTGAGATGCGCAACAGGAACTGGCGCAAGAGTATCGAAGATGAGCTCGGCACAGGCAGCGTGTCGCCAAATTGA
- a CDS encoding class I SAM-dependent methyltransferase, whose amino-acid sequence MWQRIEQFLHAGSAVLDFGCGSGRYLMRLQGRVARAAGFDVSPAALDTIRERAAQAGWHDLHILGPADTDISDHTQAFGKMDLVLCLFGVLGHITDEKARADALLRMRHALKPETGRLLISVPNRARRFRAEQAMNKEGCGLVRYTRQTGDGQNVVLNYQLFDPEKLVQELAAAGFNLRRIGCESVLPESWLLHNSLARRFDAILTPLCPPRWGYGIYAEASC is encoded by the coding sequence ATGTGGCAGCGGATTGAGCAGTTTTTGCATGCAGGCTCTGCCGTTCTTGATTTCGGCTGCGGCAGTGGGCGCTATCTGATGCGACTACAAGGGCGCGTTGCGCGTGCCGCTGGTTTCGATGTGAGCCCGGCCGCGTTGGACACAATCCGCGAGCGTGCAGCGCAGGCCGGATGGCACGACTTGCACATTCTCGGCCCTGCAGACACTGACATTTCAGACCATACGCAAGCGTTTGGGAAAATGGATCTGGTGCTCTGCCTGTTTGGCGTTCTCGGTCATATTACGGATGAAAAAGCACGCGCGGATGCCTTGCTGCGCATGCGCCACGCCCTCAAACCTGAGACTGGCAGGCTGTTGATATCAGTACCGAACAGAGCCCGCCGATTTCGCGCTGAACAAGCCATGAACAAGGAAGGCTGTGGGTTGGTGCGCTATACGCGACAAACAGGTGATGGCCAGAACGTTGTATTGAATTACCAGCTGTTCGATCCCGAAAAACTGGTGCAGGAACTTGCGGCGGCAGGCTTTAACCTCCGCCGGATCGGGTGCGAGAGTGTTCTCCCTGAGAGCTGGCTATTACACAATAGCCTTGCGAGAAGGTTCGATGCAATACTGACGCCGCTGTGCCCACCCCGGTGGGGATATGGGATTTACGCCGAGGCATCTTGCTGA
- a CDS encoding DUF4255 domain-containing protein, whose amino-acid sequence MIDLTLKLICDRLNAHLSALFSVPEDLVTIGPLNDAEGKPTAEARNRLTIFVTNLAQDSMPRNTTTRGVAQIGQSPPVHLDIYFMLASGHDAEIYEEGLKLVSAALMFFQSNSVMTPQNTPEMPAGISQLSIDIANLKVEEIGQLWGNLGGRYVPSVMFKVRSVIIDAGLVKSITPLIRAPASSAKAEAG is encoded by the coding sequence GTGATTGATCTGACGCTCAAGCTCATTTGTGACCGGTTGAACGCGCACCTGTCAGCGCTCTTTTCGGTTCCCGAGGATCTTGTGACGATCGGACCGCTGAATGATGCAGAAGGCAAACCCACAGCGGAGGCGCGCAACCGACTGACCATCTTTGTGACCAACCTTGCACAGGACAGCATGCCCAGAAACACCACCACGCGTGGTGTTGCTCAAATCGGGCAGTCGCCCCCCGTCCATCTTGATATCTACTTTATGCTCGCCTCCGGACATGATGCCGAGATCTATGAGGAAGGGCTGAAGCTCGTGTCTGCGGCGCTGATGTTTTTTCAGTCCAATTCAGTCATGACACCTCAAAACACACCTGAAATGCCCGCAGGCATTTCGCAGTTATCCATTGATATTGCAAACCTCAAGGTTGAAGAGATTGGCCAGTTATGGGGCAACCTCGGCGGGCGGTATGTACCTTCGGTCATGTTTAAAGTCCGCTCCGTCATCATAGACGCAGGTCTTGTCAAATCCATCACACCGCTGATCCGTGCACCCGCAAGTTCCGCCAAAGCGGAGGCAGGCTGA
- a CDS encoding phage tail sheath C-terminal domain-containing protein, with protein MVMKTPGVYIVEKSAFPNSVVQVATAVPAFIGYTEKAVNGNVSLHEIPMKITSISEFHNYFGGASEPIFDIKPFEERASPQPYGDDADMATAAELPQAVFTVDGPAGPVKYELIQTNTAFTLYSAMRAFFLNGGGTCYVTSIGSYKDQIDSGAMLKAITRLEKEPEPTMLVIPETTRLNRQNSLKVQQQMLAHCGYTMKNRFAILDIHGGYLDERSPRGDPIKCFRNDAGTSYLDYGAAYYPWLDSAVYQSRDFSFENINLKKSRNTFISLLKTSVKMDKAIVPEILKVGTAVVSGDFTVSVTAGGISVIKGSDIHAADDLADAAELKYKVVGAPKDATDKEAATDLVADMKGKIVVAAKNATDDALKEADPAYEFTQKDVDDQKVRYVHTDASGGDGFFELVITDNEGVQTSARKIAVMIGSDVLALPDVKKKKPVTIPIAEDGVTIDNVVLLGADEIDAVARQNEDDAVKSATEAILALPDNATDEAKEKANKELADAKAAVVVAFKDKTLTRKDIGVWEVKGTEAIVFTPDPALDRAETSVRYKLMAGGELSKPKEIKILIDGISGDDATDDQAAKTIDKTMRVVAPLYTDVMNAITKYMNTMPPAAAMAGIYTAVDNTRGVWKAPANVSVAGVTGPMVNIDHAQQENLNVSTTGKSINAIRPFVGEGTLVWGARTLDGNSLDWRYINVRRTMIMIEESIRLAAKAYVFEPNTAQTWVTIRSMIENFLTSVWKAGGLAGAVPTDAFSVHVGLGQTMTPVDILEGKLLITVLVAVTRPAEFIEITFQQQMQKS; from the coding sequence ATGGTCATGAAAACCCCCGGCGTCTACATTGTCGAAAAAAGCGCCTTTCCCAACTCCGTCGTACAGGTCGCCACGGCGGTTCCGGCGTTTATCGGCTATACCGAAAAAGCAGTGAACGGGAACGTATCCCTGCACGAAATTCCGATGAAGATCACCTCAATCTCGGAGTTTCACAACTACTTCGGTGGCGCGTCTGAGCCCATTTTTGACATCAAGCCATTTGAAGAGCGAGCATCCCCGCAGCCTTATGGCGACGACGCCGATATGGCGACAGCCGCCGAGCTGCCGCAGGCAGTGTTCACCGTTGACGGCCCGGCTGGTCCCGTAAAATACGAACTTATTCAGACCAACACCGCATTCACGCTTTATAGTGCCATGCGCGCCTTTTTCCTGAATGGGGGCGGCACATGTTACGTCACCTCGATCGGGTCCTACAAAGATCAGATTGATTCAGGCGCGATGCTCAAAGCCATTACCCGGCTGGAAAAAGAGCCTGAACCGACGATGCTGGTCATTCCTGAGACCACCCGTCTGAACCGCCAGAATTCGCTCAAGGTGCAACAACAGATGTTGGCGCATTGTGGATATACGATGAAGAACCGCTTTGCCATTCTGGACATCCACGGTGGGTATCTCGATGAACGCAGCCCGCGCGGCGACCCTATCAAATGTTTCCGCAACGATGCTGGCACCAGCTATCTTGATTATGGTGCCGCTTACTATCCATGGCTCGACAGCGCTGTCTATCAGTCGCGCGACTTCAGCTTTGAAAACATAAACCTGAAAAAAAGCCGCAACACGTTCATTTCGCTGCTGAAGACCAGTGTCAAAATGGACAAGGCAATCGTACCCGAGATCCTGAAAGTGGGCACGGCCGTGGTATCCGGTGACTTTACGGTCTCCGTAACGGCGGGCGGTATATCTGTCATCAAAGGGTCAGACATCCACGCAGCGGACGATCTGGCAGACGCCGCAGAGCTGAAATACAAGGTTGTCGGCGCTCCCAAGGATGCAACTGACAAAGAGGCTGCTACCGATTTGGTCGCGGATATGAAGGGCAAGATCGTCGTCGCCGCAAAGAACGCAACCGATGATGCGCTCAAAGAAGCCGACCCGGCGTATGAATTCACTCAAAAAGACGTCGACGATCAGAAAGTGCGCTACGTGCACACCGACGCGTCCGGCGGCGACGGCTTTTTCGAGCTGGTGATCACCGATAATGAAGGCGTTCAGACATCTGCCCGTAAGATCGCTGTCATGATCGGCAGTGACGTACTTGCTTTGCCAGATGTAAAAAAGAAAAAGCCCGTGACGATTCCTATCGCGGAAGACGGTGTAACGATCGACAACGTCGTCTTGCTTGGTGCCGATGAAATCGACGCGGTGGCACGTCAAAATGAGGATGACGCGGTCAAAAGCGCGACTGAAGCGATCCTGGCCCTTCCGGATAATGCAACGGATGAGGCGAAAGAGAAGGCGAACAAGGAACTTGCGGACGCGAAGGCCGCTGTCGTTGTCGCGTTCAAAGACAAAACGCTGACCCGTAAGGACATCGGCGTCTGGGAAGTCAAAGGCACAGAGGCCATCGTCTTCACACCGGACCCGGCACTCGACCGGGCGGAGACATCAGTGCGCTATAAACTGATGGCAGGTGGCGAGTTGTCCAAGCCTAAGGAGATCAAAATCCTCATCGACGGTATTTCCGGAGACGATGCGACCGATGATCAAGCCGCTAAGACAATCGACAAGACGATGCGCGTCGTTGCGCCGCTATACACCGATGTCATGAACGCCATCACCAAATATATGAACACCATGCCACCGGCTGCGGCGATGGCCGGTATCTACACGGCAGTGGATAACACGCGTGGCGTCTGGAAAGCGCCTGCGAATGTGTCCGTTGCCGGGGTGACGGGACCGATGGTCAACATCGACCATGCACAGCAAGAAAACCTCAACGTTTCGACAACAGGCAAATCGATCAATGCGATCCGGCCGTTTGTGGGCGAAGGAACATTGGTCTGGGGCGCGCGAACGCTTGACGGCAACTCGCTGGACTGGCGCTATATCAACGTGCGCCGCACCATGATCATGATCGAGGAATCAATCCGGCTGGCCGCAAAAGCCTATGTGTTTGAACCCAATACGGCGCAGACATGGGTGACAATCCGGTCGATGATCGAAAACTTCCTGACGTCAGTCTGGAAAGCGGGCGGCCTTGCAGGCGCGGTGCCAACGGATGCGTTCAGTGTCCATGTCGGTCTGGGTCAGACGATGACGCCGGTGGATATTCTGGAAGGCAAATTGCTGATCACCGTGCTGGTGGCCGTGACGCGCCCTGCGGAATTCATCGAGATCACGTTCCAGCAACAAATGCAGAAATCATAA
- a CDS encoding phage tail protein, translated as MADDGSAQTTAIWPLPKFHFQVKWDDTELAFQEVSGLDIESEALEYRAGNNPVFSKIKMPGMIKYSNITMKKGVFVKDNALFDWFTEIKMNVIKRKAITISLLDEAQAPTMVWKVQNAFPIKVTGTDLKAEGNEVAVESIEIAHEGFVIENA; from the coding sequence ATGGCAGATGATGGCTCCGCCCAAACAACAGCAATCTGGCCGCTTCCCAAGTTCCACTTTCAGGTAAAATGGGACGACACGGAACTGGCTTTTCAGGAAGTCTCGGGTCTCGACATCGAGTCCGAAGCACTTGAATACCGCGCAGGCAACAACCCGGTTTTCTCCAAGATCAAAATGCCGGGCATGATCAAATACAGCAACATCACCATGAAAAAGGGCGTATTCGTCAAAGACAATGCGTTGTTTGACTGGTTTACAGAAATCAAGATGAATGTGATCAAACGCAAGGCGATCACGATTTCTTTGCTGGATGAAGCGCAAGCGCCGACGATGGTGTGGAAGGTTCAAAACGCCTTTCCGATCAAGGTCACGGGCACCGATTTAAAAGCTGAGGGCAATGAGGTCGCGGTGGAAAGCATCGAGATCGCGCACGAAGGCTTTGTTATCGAGAACGCCTGA
- a CDS encoding phage tail protein, translating into MDPLNPPVAFHFSVMFVGGTPAVPDMAFQEVSGLESGLETEALVEGGENRFVHQLPKPLKQGNLKLKRGMTTTDSGLVKWCKATIENDLAKPIEPKDITVSLLNEERDPVAVWSIGNAYPVKWTVGGFDAMKNELAVETIELAYTTLKRKT; encoded by the coding sequence ATGGATCCGCTTAACCCGCCTGTTGCGTTTCATTTTTCGGTCATGTTCGTGGGGGGAACGCCCGCTGTGCCGGACATGGCGTTTCAGGAGGTGTCCGGCCTTGAAAGCGGCCTCGAGACCGAAGCGTTGGTTGAAGGGGGCGAGAACCGCTTCGTTCACCAACTGCCCAAGCCTCTCAAACAGGGCAATCTCAAGCTCAAGCGTGGGATGACGACAACGGACAGCGGTCTGGTGAAGTGGTGCAAGGCCACGATCGAAAACGACTTGGCCAAACCAATCGAACCCAAGGACATTACGGTGTCGTTGTTGAATGAAGAGCGTGACCCGGTGGCCGTCTGGTCCATCGGGAACGCCTATCCGGTCAAGTGGACGGTAGGAGGATTTGACGCGATGAAAAATGAACTGGCCGTCGAAACAATCGAACTGGCCTACACTACCCTGAAGAGGAAAACCTGA
- the vgrG gene encoding type VI secretion system tip protein VgrG, with amino-acid sequence MPASPLDNSDGPLTISVKADGDEVPDYLSIQAIYVTYELNRIPEATVVIQSDSVEIDEFEELDSDLFGLGVKIEISAGFGDSGYQKLFTGIVISQRARLDAQQGARLEVMCRDKALKLTETRSSAPYEEMNDSDVMKGIITEAGLTSDVDKVETSVGTQLRIGATDWDFLRLLADRNGFVLAVKDGEIKVTKPDSSVESALLVTFGNDIIDFDISLDSSRSIKDAAQDAWDEASQERVSGPSSYKPKLSFGETKYKSFAENLGDRAHKISTSREVDAADLKEMANARVMRSELAAVSGTVSFPGCGKIWPLDVLEISNTGKRFGGDGLVTAVSHTIESGQWTTQTRLGLPPDWTSDSVGLAAPAAEAITTPIHGLQIGKVVQLTDDPLGKQRIQISLPMIGADGADVWARYAQPYASDGAGIQFLPEVDDEVIVAFLNADPNAPVIVGSLHNDKAKRPEIETEENKIKTIVTREKLKVIFDDEKKIITVETPGGHKLVMDDEQSSFSMEDMNGNAIVMDSSGIALTSDNDITLTATGKIEAEATMDATISGQNVTCEGQIGFTGSGGATAEVSAGGQTKIEGAMVMIN; translated from the coding sequence ATGCCAGCAAGCCCATTAGACAATTCAGATGGCCCGCTTACCATTTCAGTGAAAGCTGATGGTGACGAAGTACCTGATTATCTGTCGATCCAGGCGATTTACGTCACATATGAACTCAACCGTATTCCCGAGGCGACGGTTGTCATTCAATCCGACTCTGTGGAAATTGACGAGTTCGAAGAATTGGACAGTGATCTGTTTGGTCTGGGTGTTAAAATTGAAATCAGCGCAGGGTTTGGCGATTCCGGATATCAGAAACTGTTCACAGGCATTGTGATCTCGCAGCGCGCCCGGCTCGACGCGCAACAGGGCGCAAGATTGGAAGTGATGTGTCGTGACAAGGCTCTCAAGCTGACCGAAACACGCAGTTCGGCACCTTATGAAGAGATGAACGATAGCGATGTGATGAAAGGAATAATCACGGAAGCTGGGCTAACGAGTGACGTTGACAAAGTCGAAACCAGCGTAGGTACGCAGTTGCGCATCGGCGCGACCGACTGGGACTTTCTCCGCTTGCTGGCCGATCGAAACGGCTTTGTGCTGGCCGTCAAGGACGGAGAAATCAAGGTCACCAAGCCGGACAGTTCGGTTGAATCAGCGTTGCTGGTAACTTTCGGCAATGACATTATCGATTTTGACATCTCTTTGGATAGCAGTCGCTCAATCAAGGATGCCGCACAGGACGCATGGGATGAAGCCAGCCAGGAGCGCGTGTCAGGCCCCAGCAGTTACAAGCCAAAGCTCAGTTTTGGAGAAACCAAGTACAAAAGTTTCGCAGAAAACCTCGGGGATCGTGCGCACAAGATAAGCACATCACGCGAAGTGGATGCAGCAGACCTCAAGGAGATGGCCAATGCCCGCGTCATGCGGTCTGAACTGGCGGCTGTTTCCGGTACGGTGTCTTTCCCGGGCTGCGGTAAAATCTGGCCGTTGGATGTTCTTGAAATTTCCAACACGGGGAAGCGCTTTGGCGGCGACGGTCTGGTTACGGCGGTCTCTCACACAATCGAGTCCGGCCAGTGGACCACGCAAACGCGGCTGGGCTTGCCGCCCGACTGGACCAGCGACAGCGTTGGTCTGGCTGCCCCTGCGGCTGAGGCCATAACAACCCCGATCCATGGACTCCAGATTGGAAAGGTCGTTCAACTGACAGACGATCCCTTGGGCAAGCAGCGCATTCAGATCTCTCTCCCGATGATAGGTGCGGATGGTGCGGATGTCTGGGCGCGCTATGCGCAACCCTATGCGTCGGACGGGGCGGGCATCCAGTTTCTCCCGGAGGTGGATGACGAGGTGATTGTCGCATTTCTGAACGCGGACCCCAATGCGCCGGTTATCGTCGGATCACTGCACAACGACAAAGCAAAACGCCCTGAAATAGAAACCGAAGAAAACAAAATCAAAACGATAGTGACGCGCGAAAAACTGAAGGTGATCTTTGATGATGAAAAGAAGATCATTACCGTTGAAACACCGGGTGGTCACAAACTGGTCATGGATGACGAGCAGAGCAGTTTCAGCATGGAAGACATGAACGGCAATGCCATCGTCATGGATAGCTCGGGCATCGCGCTGACCTCAGACAACGACATCACGCTGACCGCAACGGGCAAAATAGAGGCTGAGGCCACAATGGACGCGACAATATCCGGGCAAAACGTGACCTGCGAGGGACAGATCGGATTTACCGGCTCTGGCGGTGCGACGGCTGAGGTATCGGCGGGCGGTCAGACAAAAATCGAAGGCGCCATGGTGATGATAAACTAA
- a CDS encoding PAAR domain-containing protein produces the protein MPPAARLTDMQTCPMVTGIVPHVGGIIAGPGEATVLIAKMPAAVVGDNCICVGPPATIAKGSATVLIGGKPAARMGDTTSHGGSIVAGAPTVIIGG, from the coding sequence ATGCCACCAGCAGCAAGACTAACCGATATGCAGACCTGTCCGATGGTGACAGGCATTGTCCCACATGTGGGCGGCATCATTGCGGGACCGGGTGAGGCAACCGTCCTGATCGCCAAGATGCCTGCCGCCGTCGTGGGGGACAATTGCATTTGCGTCGGCCCCCCAGCGACAATTGCGAAGGGTTCGGCAACCGTATTGATCGGCGGCAAACCGGCTGCACGCATGGGCGATACGACATCGCACGGTGGCAGTATCGTCGCTGGCGCACCAACAGTGATCATAGGAGGTTGA
- a CDS encoding GPW/gp25 family protein, with the protein MSENDPGFLGRGWHFPPTFDPATGEVQMVQSEPDIEESLCILMATRPGERIMQPAYGCRLHDYVFETNDGETEAAIETAIRQAILFFEPRITLHEVSVDTTDWMGGKMRVSLDYTVDQTNSRSNMVYPFYIHEGTLVADTPMLAM; encoded by the coding sequence ATGTCGGAGAATGATCCGGGCTTTCTGGGACGCGGCTGGCATTTCCCACCCACCTTTGACCCGGCAACCGGCGAGGTTCAGATGGTTCAATCCGAACCGGATATCGAAGAAAGCCTGTGTATTCTGATGGCAACCCGACCCGGAGAACGGATCATGCAGCCTGCTTATGGCTGCCGCCTGCATGACTATGTGTTTGAAACCAACGATGGAGAAACAGAAGCCGCAATCGAAACTGCCATCCGACAGGCCATTCTCTTTTTCGAACCGCGCATCACGCTGCATGAAGTCAGCGTGGATACAACAGACTGGATGGGTGGCAAGATGCGGGTGTCATTGGACTATACTGTGGATCAGACAAATTCGCGTTCTAACATGGTTTACCCGTTCTACATCCATGAGGGCACTCTGGTGGCCGATACCCCCATGCTGGCGATGTAG